From the Coffea eugenioides isolate CCC68of chromosome 1, Ceug_1.0, whole genome shotgun sequence genome, the window TTAACCTCCCTTTTATTCCTCAATCCTCGTAAAGTATCCATCCAATCCGGCTATGCTAGACCCATTCTCTGCATCATTGGCAAGATGAAGTCATAGACCTTTTTAGGGTCAGGGAGAGAGATGGAGACACTTTCCCTTTCCCTGCATCTCTTGACCCATTCGACAAGCTGTGGAGTCTCAGCCTCCACGCTGAAGTTGGCAACATTCTCCAAGGTATAAAACCAGATAGAAAAGGGTAAAAGAGCTATATCCACAAAGCCGAATGAATCACCACCGAAGTAAGTCTTGTCTCCCAGCACTCCCTGCAAAATCTTCAAAGCTTCTATAAATTCCGTCTTCGCTTTCTCCCGCTCCTCCCCCTTGTTCCCCCATATATTCCTTGAAGATACCTACATTCCAAGCCCCAGAATTATAGTCAATATATTTGTTCTAAAGTTTACCAGGAGTTCAGGCGATTCTCGAAAATTATATGACGAAATTACTTGGGAGAAAAGCTAAGAGCAATTAACAGTGCTTGTTCATTCCTAGATTTTTTGAACCGTCcaaacattattattattagcaGGGATATTTTTAAACAGGAGGCCACCGGAGAACCCATATAGGCAGCTAAGAGCCTGAGACTAGCATAATATAGATTGGGATATAACCTGATTAGAACAAGGGAACAGCAattaaaaagaacaaaaagttGAGAGGATGTAATAGTAACCTTCTTATCAATGTAATCAGCCCAGAATCTCGCTTGGGATCTTTGGTAAGGATCGGCGGGGAGCAATGGAGGTTTGTGATTCCACACTTCATCAATGTACTCAACAATGTTGAGGGATTCACAAATGGGCTTGCCGTTGTGAATCAGAACTGGGACGGTTTTGTGAAGCGGATTCATCTCTAGAAGCAGGCTACTTTTCTGCTTATAAACGAAGTCTTCTTCCTGAGCTTGGTACTTGATCCCCTTCTCGGCCAATGCAATTCTTGCCCTCGTCGCGTAAATGCTAACCCATAAATCTAACAGAATCACACTACTCTCTTCCATTTTGCCAAATTTCACGGGCTATAATGCTATATTTGTGCAATCTGCGAGTTATATAGGAGCCTGCTGCTGGGACCAAATGCATCGAATGTGGACATTACGGTTCAATACATCGAGTGCAAATCAGTGCATACATTGTATATTGACTTGTTTTCTAAATACATAATCCAGCCCGGTACGACAATGGAACCGATTGGCCAGGTGGTCCGGATCTCAAGTCGGGCCCAATCTCTAGTTTGATCGGATGAAGTGTTGACGCAATCAAACTTATTTAACATGCTGGTTCAATCAGAAACTCGTCCAATTTTCTAGTTTACTTgtgttttcttaaaaaaaaaaattttgatctttgtttttgaaaaaatatatatatatacttttgaCAATATTTGTATATTGGATATTCATCAAAATATGCATAAGATTTTACCActtgtttaatttttatttgataattaaattttttaaaataaaattgtttaattttttattatataattaatCATTTTAACTTTAAAACTGACAATATTTGAGtagttgaaaatttattttattttaaataaaaataaaaaaataaaaaatgatacTATATCTTTGGAAACAAGTGACACAATTTTATTTTAGACTTgactatattatttatttatgtaaAAGTATGatgaaattaaatgaaattttctattaatatttatatgttCATTATATATCTTTCTAAGTACAATAATTAGTATTTAAAATCACtttattaaatattatatatatatatattaaaattattattttatatttataaatattaaactaCTACtcactcaccggttcaattgGTTCACTGATCTAACGAGTGACCTATTTTTCTGATCCTCTGTCGAGTCGAATTTATTAACTTTGACTACGTTGAGAGTTTAATGACCTCGAAGAACTTTTGCGGAGTGCACAGCGTATATGGGCCATGCTGCATCGGTCACCCGCCCCACAAACAAAAGTCCAATCCGGCAATCCATATACAAAATGCGAAACTCGTTCCTTTACTTTTGGAAATTTATGTCAAACTCGTTGATGGCAACGAAGGATACTTTCAAGATCATGATACAGATGATTGTTCACATGCATTCGGGGAGGAAAATTCTTCTCATTATGCGGTGAAGATTTTGATGAACCACGTCAATTTCCATACAGCCAAGCCCTTGTCCATATTCAATCAGTTGTGCCGAAATATCATTGTCGACTTGTACAAGTTCGTTTTCCCCAACGAAAGATTTATAAAAGTCACAGCGTAGGCTGACAAAATTTAGTGCTTTTATCTTTCCCCAGCATAATTTTCTCAACTAGGATAAAGCAAATTCAGATTTTCACACCATACAAAACCTTTATTCGGTACTATTTTTAGTCATGACTAAAGACTTTCACttattttgtcaataattagcTTTACTTGATAAGCTTCGCCACCCCCCTTTAGAATAATAATAAAGACAAATATGTATCCAAAATTGAATAGCACTACCTCCACCCGCAACAacctcccccctccccccccaaaaaaaaccaaaaaaaaaagaaaaagaaatagcaCTATCGGGTTTGATCCATTTGAATTTGAACATTTTAAGACCCGTGCTTaactctttattggattttgtGGTGAAAAAACAAACTAGTATAAGCCAACCCGACCTCATTAACAATCCTAATTGTTAGCAAGAAAAATAATCTCATAACATGTATAATTGGAAAAAATGGCAGAATACAACTATTTATGAACCAAGTTATAGTTCATTATTCattattatttatttgcacAACTTCACAATAGTAGTGTGAATTCAATTACTGTTCATGTGAATACCATAAATGATATTCAATTATTGTTACGAAACTATACAAGTAGTTAATAACGAATTACAATTTGATCACAAAATTTTACATCGTTCATGAATAGCTTGGCCATTTTATGGGTAAATGTGGCAAAAAAAGGTTCATGGAAACTCTATCGACATACACAATGAACTTCATAGAAttattctccaaaaaaaaaaaacatcataGAATTTGTAAGACTTATTTATCCTTGACCTGCGGAATTGAAATATATGCCAAGTTACTCAATACTTAAGAAGCCAAGTTTGTCTCCTTAAAATTCACTAACtaatcaaacaaaatataatcaTAACTTAGTTGTGCTAAAGTAAAGTGATTAGTTAACAAAATTTAGTTTATATTAATGGAAAAAGCACACCCTATGGATGTACAAATTAAGgggaaaaagttttttttttaatcaatgaaattgttagaagttttattttatttttgttgcaaACAATACGTCGAGTGGTAGCTGCTCAAAAGAATAAAACACTTCAATACGTCATAGTAATTGGAAACGTTCAGCACGAAATAACTCCCGCGTCCCCTCTCACTTAAACAAGGAGTACAAACTGATACTTCTCTCCGCCGGCATTTTGATAGAAAGCGGCATAATCTCTCCGGTCGATCTCCTGCTGTCCTGCATTTCGGTTTCTATTTGGCGGTGAAATCACCGCCTAGGTAATTTACGACTCCGGAAACCTCCCTCAAATTCTGTTTAACTACTACCGAGACCTTCCCCGCTACATACTCGCGTCTACGTGATTGCTTCCGGATTGTGATCGATACCTATGGAATTGAAGTAATTAAGTTCCTAAAAGCGAAATAGCTAACCAGTGATTCGTTAGGTTTTAGAGAATATCCTGATTTTACATCACCAAGTTTGTTATTGTAACAATCAAGGACCCAAGTAAATTTACTGTATACTAGTTCCCGTTTGATTTCAACTGCTTGCATTGATACAGAATTTCGATTCGTGAACACAAGAAGTAGAAATGATGCCTATCTGTTATTTTCGTTAATAAGCTAGTGTAGCTgactaatttttttaaattactaATTTCACATTTTGGCAAGCTTTGTGTTTGAATTTGAACTCAGAGCTTAATTATATATGGTGCTATTGCCAGAGTTGCTGGTATTAAGTTATTTCCCCGTAGCTAGTCTCATTGTCTTGGTTTACTTATTTTTTCCAGCTTTTGGGTGTTTGTATAGGTTGTGGCTTTAGAAAGATATTTGAATATTCAAAAATGTTGCAATGGATGGGCGGATCTCGGCGGAAAGTGACTTCCGTAAGTCTGATGTCGTATTAgattttattttgttaattcttagtgaaaatttcttttctttatttttttgaattgtaaacGTTAGATTAATCTTGAAAAACGGTCAAAATTTCTGCCACTGTTTCCTGTTAAAAATTCTCGATTAGGAAATCATTTCAGTTTTGTTTCTAGAAAGTAAAAAGGGTGAGACATGCATGAGCACAAACATGTAAAACAAGATCATGAAGCtgtattgcttgaaaaatattgcACTTTCGAGTGAAGTTGCATTCAACAAGTCAGATTGCGTTTAAAATTTGTTAACCATTCCACAACTTTGCActtttaataacaaaaaatttaaaaagatgAAAAGTTTTTGAAACAATTGCTTGCATCTAAGATATTGAAAGTCCTATATGATTGTACTATAACATCACTTATATAGATTGACAAGGTGGAACATCTTTGAGCTTTTTTATGTGCAGTTCAACATGTTAATCTTTTTGTCCTCCTCTCCATTTCATATATGGGTGAATAAAACCTTCTGATTCTGGGGCGTGCTGAAATTTCAGACAAGAATGTCAACGCAGAAAAGGTAATTAGAAATTATGGTTCTTACTGTTTTTAAACAGTTTTAAGCCCTTGTCAAATGTACATTCTGCTCATGTCATGGCTTGTCAAGAACTTTGAAGGATTTTATTGGGTGATTAGTAATATAGGCTACATATTCTTTAATATTACAGGCAAAAACACTACTTTGAGCAGAAAAGGCGGCAACAGCAAGCGACCGGAGGGAGGAAAGATTCTGAGGAGCACAATATCCATGGGCAGCATGCTGAAAATAGTAGATCTCTGGATATTCTAAGTTTTCAGAACTTATCAACTGTTGTGCAACAGAACAAGTCAAATTACCCTTTaggtttgtttgttttttttcctaGTCCAACTCTTAAAGGGTTACgggctgcctttttttttctccctttgaGCTACTTTATGGGAAACAATGATGGGGCATGcttgcatttttatttcttttaccTAACAGTTCCATTTCCCAGGATAGGAGATCCTGGTCAACTGTCAGATTCGGTTAAACTTCAACAGAtctttttattgttttacttTTCCTCCTTAAATATAAAATACTGCATGCTAGTAAACTACAATTTTTGTGCTACTGTGAGAAGTAGTTGGGTTAGTGACTTTAAATGAGTATAGCTAATGACTTCTATCCCTTTGGGTGCTTACACCTGTACTTAATTCTGCTGATGAGACTTAGCATGACTGAAGTCCATCAGTTGGTAGTGAATCTACTAGAGCAGCAAATCATTTGCATCATTATATCTAGAACCTGTTAATTACTATCATTGAATATAAAGTTGTTAGACTTGAAAACTTCAGGAGTGCTCTACTTCATTATTGCTTGTTGGGTGCTGTGGTCATCCTATGTGTCTGATCTGGACGTCTCATGCTTAAGTTGCCTAATGCCTTGATGAAATTGACATGTCTGTGTATGCTTCCTGAGTCCTTTCTTTACCATGCAAGGAAACGATGAAACAGAGCACCATGCTCTGAACTATCAAGCACTCAAGTGTCCACAATCAATACAATGTTTTCAAGCTAACAAATTCACACCTTCCGGCCCCTCTGAAGCTGAGGAAGCAAGTATGCTGCtcaaattaattaaattttttttcttttgatcaaGTTTCTCTGCTTGTCTGCTAATCTGAGGGCTGGAGATAATAGTACCCAAATTTGTGTTGTTATAGGACTTTCATCAAGCTATCAACCAGGCAGTTCATACGCAAAGACGTAAGTATATTCACAAAATAATGTTTAGTAATTAAAACTACAAATAGTCAATTATATCTTAAAATTCGCATTCACAAGTATTCTTTCAACTGGTAGTATTCTGAAGTGATTATTCAGCATCACAAAATAATCTTGGCTGGCTATTGAGTAGTCATTGATATACTTGTTCTCCACTCTGGACTGCCAAGTTTAAGCAGTTATTGATCTTCATGcttgctgattttttttttttggaaagtcTTGAGCATAATTAACACCTGCAATGCTATCAGGATGTTGGTTAGCACTTCTGGTAAAGATGCAAGAACTTTCAACTCAGATGATGACAAGATGAATCATATAAAAATGGTCCCAGGGTATCAAGGTAACAAAAGTTTGGTTGAATATATATCATTTTATGAAGTTACATTTACAATCTGCACTGGTATACTGAATgtcagaaaagaaagaagggatGCCAGAAGCAAAATTTGGAGTCAAAACCATCCAATCGTTGTTTTCAAGTAAAGAGCTATATGGATCTCGTATCTTTGCATTAATTATGTAATTTCCTTTCCTGAACTGTTTACAGAACTAGGTATGATGGACATACTTGGAGATGATGAACCAAATCTCCATACTGGTTCAAGTTTAGAACGTGAAGCTCATGCTGCATTTTCAATTGAAGGTACAATGTACAAGGTTGATCAGATCATTCTACTTTTCTCTTATCCTTATTTGTGAAAATGCAATTCCCTAATAAGTTTAATTGTTCAACAAGGAAACAGAAACTACATTTTTCAGTACCAAGATTGTAACTTCCAGTTTGTGCTGCTTGTCAAATTTTATTTTGAGTTCTATACGTGTCTGGCTTAGTTGAGTATTTGCAGAAgcatgtgattagaagtaaaagaaaattttctcaGCAAACAGGCGTGTTTTGGCTAAAATTAATGATAGTTCAGAATTGGAAAGGATTAATGCTTGCTTTAATCTTTTACTACCCACTGTCACTTGAGATCAGTGTCACTCTCGTTACTTAGTTCAATAGATTTATCCACATATTGAGCATTTATGATCTCTATGAACATACATGATGCATGATGCACCAGTGTAACTGAATGTGCACTTGGTTATCAGGTGTTGGTAGAGTGGAAATGGAGACTCCAGTTCATACGCCAGTTCGTGCACCAGAGGTGCATGGCAGGTAAGATATCTTTAGTGTGATACAGAGAACAATCTTTTGAGAAGTGACTAAAATTGGTGCAGACTAAATTTGGACCCAGTGACAAACTAATCTGAATTGTAGTGGTGGTGTTAGATCTAAATCccatgcaaacaaagtctgacaAACTTTTGGCATTAATTCAGTTGAATATCTTCCCACATATTATGCCAAATTCTGACAACCTGGATATTGTACTAACTTAGTGGCTTGTTGGAGCTCAATCATTAGATCAAATACTTTAGCTTAAAGTGGAGTACTTCTGAGTCAACTCTTAATACTAAGCCAATGTATTTATGTGGCCCTAGTACATACCTGAGGTATTAAAATTCCTCGTTTTGTCATGTGGTCAAATCATGTTAAGTGATGCAATGGTTTACAGCATCTTCCTATAATCTTGCTTTTGGAGAATCTTATTTTTATCTACTTCATTTTTAAGGATAATATTTCATCATTAGAAAAATGATATAGAGTCTTGGTAGAATATACGCTAACACAACACATCAATGTGACCACCTTTTCCTTCCAatacttcattttctttttcattatcTTGTCTGCCAAGTCCCAGTAAACACTGGCAAATAACCCATCAATGCAGAGGTCATCTTGATCAGCAACCGCCAAACATGATAGCAGCAAATAGAGGAAAGATGGATAGGAGAGGGGGGAGGTGCACTGGAGGAGGGGGTGGGAAGACTCTGAAAAAGTTTGGTgaatgaggagagagaagaaaagaaagggggcAGAGCTTAACTCATGTAGCTTTCATATAACTAGCATTGCTTAAGGATTTCAACTAATGTATGCTTTGATATTTTAAATCAATGTATTGCTTTGATGTTTATCTTTTGTATGCTTTCTCTTTGCTTAGGCATCCACAAGCCCTTATGGATGGTTAATGGAATTGCATTCATAATAGTTTCTTTAGTAGAGGATGCCATTGTCATGCCATCAAATATATTCTTGCTTATCAAAATCCATCATTAGAAAAACCCTTCCTGTTTCACCATTTGCTGTCATAAATACTTCAGTTTCCGCCTCTGCATTCAGAACTTCCTCTTCATAAGCATCATTGAGTTATAGGTTTATTCTCATTTTTATAGTTAATCTCTCAAGAGCCACAGTTGAAGCATTGTGTGAAGAGTGAGTTTGTGCTGTTTGACTGCAGAAACTTCTTGCATGGTTGCTCTCCACCATCAAAAGCTATGAGGCCTGCTGACTCGTTCAACCTTAACAGCGAGCTGGTTAACCTTGAATTTGAATTGGTAAGGCAAATGCTTATGCCTAATTTCTACTGTCAAAAGGTTGCTTCGTCAACTATGTATTGAAATCTATATTCAGTAACATGGTATCTCGTTGTCAAAAGAGTCAATGCTTCATTTTCATATCAAATTCCCTCTTGAAGTGTCAAGTTCTAGTCATTAATCCCTCGCAAAGGTTTCTAATGTTCTATTCTTTCTTGATGTTCATCTGAAACTTAAATTTAGCAGTGATGTTTGtctgaaatttaaatttatctGTGTGAATATATAATCTAAATCTTATCAAcagttttaaatttctttactgGAGCTTTTCTTACCAATTCTCAATTAGAGTGCCTGGACGGGATTTCTTTTATTCAATTTTACATATGATCATGCTTTTACAGTAAGGAAACTAAAAGGAGCATCTTATTATGTTGTACTCTTGCTTATCTGTGAAACTAACGGGTGCTATCTGTGCCTAGTATCACAATAGAGAAAAACTTATAAACATCTtttattgcatttgatctttgttGCTGACTTCTATCTGTGTTGGTCTTTGTGATTTAATACCTGTTGATTTTAAAACAAAGAGCTATATATAGGTGCCTTGATATGACATTATGGTAGCTCTGAAAATTGTTGCTAAAAGGAGTTACATGCTTTTTTCAGCATTCTGCCTCCACATGTATGGCTCTTGATGTTTCGTTTGTTATTGACTCCAGCATTCCTTGTAATTATTGATATCATGGAGTAAGTATTTTGATTGATGTAATGCAGGATGCTATGATGCAGGAAGTTGATGTGCCCTTATGTAAAAGTTCTATGGAGCACTCTTTCTGTTCAAAGGACATATTGGGTTCTTTCAGCAAGCCAAAGCAAGATTTGTTGGACACCAGAGAATTCTCAATATTTGATGACAATGATAATGGTTTTACTGATCTTTTCCAGAATGATGAACCATTCTTCCACAAAACAGAGAGAAATAGGCACAGTTGGGATGGTAATGCATTTTTCTGCATCTTTTTTTGGAAGGACTTTAAGGTCAATCTTTAGTTTGGGAGCTATTAACATCAGTTTGAAGAAGCATTGTCATTCTTAATGCAAACTGTCTTTTTGGGGGAGATGGGAGATGTATTAGCTAGTCTTGATTAGAGTTTTGAAACACCTATATACAGAAGTAAAAAAATTGGGTTTGTGGTCTAAATATTTATTGAACATGCTGTACCATgcacttcattgtttgtttggCATCCCCATTTGCTTCATGTTCAGGCTCTTCTAGTgtaataaattttaatttactatttatttaaTGTCATCCAGCAACCTGTAGGCCTGTAACTGGCAAAATTCTTGACGAGAGTGCTTTTGGTTCATCTTGCAACATTTGGATGGATCAAGAAGATGCTTCTGATGATTATTATACCATGGACTGCAGGAGTGAAGAATTTACTTTTCAAGGCTCTTATCGACAGAAGAGCAGGTTTTACATACAGGAATTGACCTATATTTGACTAAAGCATATAGTACCATCTGATATAGATTAATCGTCTTACTGCGTTTGTGTAGGACTACAATGAGAAAATCAAAGAGACTCGGACATAGAGGTGCTTTTCAGTCCCATTCTTTGGTTGTCCTTATTGTATTTGTTAATTCTGATTTAGCTATTCTGCACTTCCTCAGCTGCTGGctgcttttctttattaggtGCTTTATTATTCTCAGCTATGGAGTTCATTctcaagttttctaatttttgttctCAGTCTTCCTTCAGTGATTTTGGAGTCTGTTGTTCTGTTGTCTTCATTTCCTCTACTGTTTAGATCATACCGGAAACTTGCATGTTTATCAGTTAGTGATCGCCCCTCCATGTTTTATGtccttttttattcttttctttattactctctttatttatttattctttttcaGATTCACCTGAGCTATATGTGAAGCGCCAGAACTCAGAGAACTTTCATGATTCCACAATTCCGGAGATGACATGGTAAGAAAGTTCAATAACATAGCCCATCTCCACCAGCATGCTCGTTTCTACTAAACTCCGTAACTTTTATATTGGCAGGAGATCTCCAGTTCACAGAGACCATGATGTTGGTGATATTGATTACCAACCCACATGGTCATGCTTCAAAACTGAAGATACAAGAGACAATTTGAGTTTGCTGAGGTCATTATACCTGGCTGTTCTTGTCTGGAAATGTCATATATGCCTCTGTTTCTCTATAAACTAATTTCATCTCGATTAATTTCTTGACAGTGAGGAGTCATGCTCGTCGAGCGCAGGTCATATTTAGTGGTGCAGTAGATATTTGGCTTAATTATCACCCTACAAAATACACTATACATACCTTTTGATTCTCTTTTCAGTGGGGGGTGTATCGAAGAAAGGCACATTGAACTCAACTGAGAAACAGACACCGAAAAGTGCTGATTTTGGTTGCTCAGAGAACATCTGTGGTGAAAACATTATGTATGGGAGAGTAAAAACCTGCAATAAGTTGGAGATTAACCAGCAAGGGGACAACACAAATGAGCAAGGAAAGCTTACAAGGATTTCAAATTCATCAAGATCGCAACCAGCTGATAACTCAAAAATGACTTCTGAGAAGAGGTTGAAATCAGAGAATGGCCGATTGTTTGAGGGAGCATATGATCCTGGCAAGACAATTTCACGTCATAATCCTTATCCCAGGACATATGATACAAATCCAAGCTCCAGACTTTGGATTGAAGATCTCTTTGGCACATCCGGAGGTACCAATGTGCATGCTGATTGCTCACCTTGTTGCAACCTGACATCAGAAGAACATGATTCCCACCAACGTAAGTTGGAAAAAGTTACGCCAGTGTCAAGTATGCTAAATTTTTCTGAGCACTGCAATAGGGGGTATAAACCTCAGAAGTCAATGCATGGTCACAGTTTTCCAGAATCAGAACTGCAAAGCATTACCAGGGAGGAAGATGAACGTTCTGATCTCCCTGTATCTGAACATGGAAAGCTGGAGCATTGGAGAGAGCGTTCCCGCTGCAGAAAAAGCTTATTCTCAGGATGTGGGAAGTTTATCCATGTAGCTGATGTGGAAGACAAGTCTAGTGATTGCAAGGAATCCACTACTGAGGCTTCAAAATTATCCTCAGGATGTCGGAAGTGTACTTGTACGCCTGATGAGGAAGACAAGTCTAATAATTGCAAGGAATTCACTAATGGGACTTCAAAAGCCGGAGAGAATGTGAAAGAAACGGATTGTCTCCAAGATGAAGATGCATCACCATCTGGGGCTACTTCAAGTATTGATGGCAATTCGTCCCATGTAGATGCTAAGTACGTGAATAGCATAAAATCTGTTTTGTACCTTCAGAATCTTGTTCTTTCGCAGGAAAAAGAGTACGTTAAATTAGCCTAATTAATTCTTCATTGTGGTTAGATGTCAGCTTACTGCTCAGAGCTCTTTTTTGCATCAAACTGGATCCGGAGGTAAGTAAAatctactatttttttttttatctttgaaCTGACTTATTATTGTATGTTGTGTTATTGGCAAGAGTCGAATCTGCAGAGACTGCTAATCAGCTGTCTTTTGTTCTTCCCAACTAGCAAATCTGGAAGAAGGATTTGGGCATGAAGAAAGGACAGGAAGTGAGGAGAAAAGTAGTATTGAGTCAACATGCCAGGTGATGACGCTTGATAGCTGTGTCCTGCAACTTCTTTGCATTCAGGTACTGAAGGAAGCATCTGCTAAGGTAACGGGGAAGAAGGCTTGAAGCTTTGAGCATATTGAATTCCTTGGCTTGTCCTGCATTGCCCCTACAACTTTTTCTTCTGCTAAAAGTTTGTCAAGGGATATTTACGAGCAATTAGACCTCAGATTATTTGGCATGACTTTGCTTTGTCCACAATACTACTCTCTTGCTTGACTGGCAGTTCTTTGATTAGTGTGAAGTGAATGGAAAAGGAATGGGCCGCAAGCagaatttatttctttttccctttttttttggggcctCATGAGATTGCTTTGGAACATTTTCTTAAATTAAAATTTCTTTAGATATTAATGGAACAAAATATGAACATACAAAAGAGGATTGTTCAACTGATAACAAGTTTGATGTTGATACAAATCTCTGCCTACCTAATACCTTTCTTTCTATCAAATCCATCATTTCAGAGTTGCTAACTTTTATCTCCCAATGCAGAGCTGTCCTTTGGATGGGTAGCTTAATTTCATCATATAACATCTCAATTTCATTACATCTGATTGATTGAGAGGCTTTAGCATGAATTCTTGAGCTCCTTCTTCCAAGCACCTAATTTGAATTAACAAGAATTGAGGCATGTCAGAGTTGATTTCACGTATATTTCTGGGTTTCTTTCTAAGCATAAACTTTTAACGCTATTAAATTTGCCTCATGTGCCACTTAGATTAAAATTAGTAGAATTTGCAGCCTGATTATTACTCCTTAATCCGGGTTGGGACGTTCTCAGATGATACTATGACAACTGGTATCTCTCTGAGTCTGGATGATTCCTGTTCAGTAACGAAACATGTTAAGACATTCGTCATGAATTTGCCAATCTATAAAAACG encodes:
- the LOC113763103 gene encoding probable glutathione S-transferase parA, with the protein product MEESSVILLDLWVSIYATRARIALAEKGIKYQAQEEDFVYKQKSSLLLEMNPLHKTVPVLIHNGKPICESLNIVEYIDEVWNHKPPLLPADPYQRSQARFWADYIDKKVSSRNIWGNKGEEREKAKTEFIEALKILQGVLGDKTYFGGDSFGFVDIALLPFSIWFYTLENVANFSVEAETPQLVEWVKRCRERESVSISLPDPKKVYDFILPMMQRMGLA
- the LOC113779695 gene encoding uncharacterized protein LOC113779695, with the protein product MLQWMGGSRRKVTSTRMSTQKRQKHYFEQKRRQQQATGGRKDSEEHNIHGQHAENSRSLDILSFQNLSTVVQQNKSNYPLGNDETEHHALNYQALKCPQSIQCFQANKFTPSGPSEAEEARLSSSYQPGSSYAKTMLVSTSGKDARTFNSDDDKMNHIKMVPGYQELGMMDILGDDEPNLHTGSSLEREAHAAFSIEGVGRVEMETPVHTPVRAPEVHGRNFLHGCSPPSKAMRPADSFNLNSELVNLEFELDAMMQEVDVPLCKSSMEHSFCSKDILGSFSKPKQDLLDTREFSIFDDNDNGFTDLFQNDEPFFHKTERNRHSWDATCRPVTGKILDESAFGSSCNIWMDQEDASDDYYTMDCRSEEFTFQGSYRQKSRTTMRKSKRLGHRDSPELYVKRQNSENFHDSTIPEMTWRSPVHRDHDVGDIDYQPTWSCFKTEDTRDNLSLLSEESCSSSAVGGVSKKGTLNSTEKQTPKSADFGCSENICGENIMYGRVKTCNKLEINQQGDNTNEQGKLTRISNSSRSQPADNSKMTSEKRLKSENGRLFEGAYDPGKTISRHNPYPRTYDTNPSSRLWIEDLFGTSGGTNVHADCSPCCNLTSEEHDSHQRKLEKVTPVSSMLNFSEHCNRGYKPQKSMHGHSFPESELQSITREEDERSDLPVSEHGKLEHWRERSRCRKSLFSGCGKFIHVADVEDKSSDCKESTTEASKLSSGCRKCTCTPDEEDKSNNCKEFTNGTSKAGENVKETDCLQDEDASPSGATSSIDGNSSHVDAKCQLTAQSSFLHQTGSGANLEEGFGHEERTGSEEKSSIESTCQVMTLDSCVLQLLCIQVLKEASAKVTGKKA